The following proteins come from a genomic window of Lolium rigidum isolate FL_2022 chromosome 5, APGP_CSIRO_Lrig_0.1, whole genome shotgun sequence:
- the LOC124653259 gene encoding tRNase Z TRZ2, chloroplastic-like, with protein sequence MAATASIFSLPPLRLGHRRLLSPASGPDSRFQTLAAKKAAASTDAGGAGGGSGLLSVLDRKLTDEEEYRRARAQVQRKGVEAEGYGVEGISVGGHETCVTVPSLNVAFDIGRGPLFAVRHDNLFITHAHLDHIGGLPMYIATRGLYNLKPPTVFVPPCIKDDVEEMLQIHRRMSRIDLEVELVALDLGETYEIRNDLVARPFQTHHTVPSQGYVIYSVRRKLKKQYAHLKGSQIVKLKESGSEVTDTILYPEVAFTGDTTSDFILDPRNADALRAKVLITEATFLDDQVDVDHAREHGHMHLSEIMEHSQWFRNETIILTHFSNRYSLEDIRQAVNRLQPKLLSKIVALTEGFKSEYS encoded by the exons ATggcggccaccgcctccatcttctccctccccccgctccgcctcggccaccgccgcctcctctccccaGCCTCCGGCCCGGACTCCCGATTCCAGACGCTCGCCGCGAAGAAGGCGGCCGCCTCCACCGACGCCGGCGGGGCCGGCGGAGGGAGCGGGCTGCTGTCGGTGCTGGACCGGAAGCTgacggacgaggaggagtaccgccgcgcgcgcgcccagGTGCAGCGCAAGGGCGTGGAGGCGGAGGGGTACGGCGTGGAGGGGATCTCGGTGGGCGGGCACGAGACCTGCGTCACGGTGCCGTCCCTCAACGTCGCCTTCGACATCGGCCGCGGCCCGCTCTTCGCCGTGCGCCACGACAACCTCTTCATCACCCACGCCCACCTCGACCACATC GGTGGTCTTCCAATGTATATAGCAACCCGTGGCCTCTACAATTTGAAGCCTCCAACTGTATTTGTACCTCCGTGCATAAAGGATGATGTTGAGGAGATGCTTCAGATCCATCGTAGAATGAGTCGAATTGACCTGGAAGTTGAATTAGTTGCTCTTGATCTGG GGGAGACATATGAAATACGCAATGACCTTGTTGCCAGACCATTTCAGACTCACCATACTGTACCCAGCCAG GGTTATGTCATATATTCTGTTCGAAGAAAGTTGAAGAAACAATATGCTCACTTGAAGGGAAGTCAAATAGTGAAATTAAAGGAATCAGGCTCTGAG GTCACAGATACCATACTGTACCCAGAAGTGGCCTTTACCGGAGATACAACATCCGATTTTATTCTTGATCCACGGAATGCCGATGCCCTGAGAGCAAAGGTTCTTATAACTGAG GCGACCTTCCTAGATGACCAAGTCGATGTTGATCATGCTCGAGAGCATGGCCACATGCATCTGTCTGAG ATAATGGAGCATTCCCAATGGTTCAGAAACGAGACAATCATACTCACCCATTTCTCAAATCGGTATAGTCTTGAG GATATTCGACAAGCAGTTAACAGGCTACAACCAAAGTTACTTTCGAAGATTGTTGCTCTGACAGAAGGCTTTAAATCTGAATATAGTTAA
- the LOC124653170 gene encoding putative BPI/LBP family protein At1g04970: MGARPLLILLLVALLFSTPSPAAASPHISAVISQSGLDFGKDLLVPRATETLAQLSVPDIAQSVYIPLIGTVHMVASHIVLQGLAVADSTVAAGDTGVVVAASFSSVNLTMEWSYSYDSWFVTISDSGNASIQVEGMDVGVSMGMKSENGSLKLFVTECGCYMKDLDITLNGGSSWFYQVFIDGFSNHIRSSVENAITNKITEGASKLDLFLESIPKEIYVDKVATVNVTFVNDPLFKSSSVQFDIDGLFIPSDKTALSKPMHFGDTKYAQPLGSSSNMLWISLDEEVFNSVSALYFKAGSLQHIVDKVPDQFLLNTASWRLLIPKLYRKYPNEDMLLNISAVSPPSVRINVGGVDATVDLDVIVNVLDSGDIVPVACISLSVAVSGGASVSGNNLVGKVELDYFSFDLKWSDIGKLHTSIVQRVMQIVLKKLFVPYVNSYLGQGFPLPIIKGFLIKDAYILISESRIIVSSDVAFVEPMKTFRVKQFVRSLSEGVPVTTM; this comes from the exons ATGGGAGCCCgtcccctcctcatcctcctcctcgtcgccctcCTATTCTCCActccctcccccgccgccgcctcgccgcacATCTCCGCCGTCATCTCGCAGTCGGGCCTCGACTTCGGCAAGGACCTGCTCGTGCCGCGAGCCACGGAGACCCTCGCGCAGCTGAGCGTCCCCGACATCGCGCAGTCCGTGTACATCCCGCTCATCGGCACCGTCCACATGGTCGCCTCCCACATCGTGCTACAAGGCCTGGCCGTCGCCGACTCCACCGTCGCCGCCGGGGACACCGGGGTCGTCGTGGCCGCCTCCTTCTCCAGCGTCAACCTCACCATGGAGTGGAGCTACTCGTACGACTCCTGGTTCGTCACCATCTCTGACAGTGGGAACGCTTCGATTCAG GTTGAAGGAATGGATGTTGGGGTTTCCATGGGGATGAAGAGTGAAAATGGATCGCTCAAGCTGTTCGTCACGGAGTGTGGCTGCTATATGAAAGACTTGGACATAACTCTGAATGGTGGATCATCTTGGTTCTATCAAGT CTTCATAGATGGTTTTAGCAATCATATCCGATCATCAGTGGAAAATGCAATTACGAACAAAATAACAGAGGGTGCGTCGAAGCTTGACTTGTTCCTGGAAAGTATTCCAAAGGAGATTTATGTTGATAAAGTCGCTACTGTGAATGTGACATTTGTTAATGATCCGCTCTTCAAAAGTTCCTCCGTTCAGTTTGATATAGATGGGCTATTTATTCCATCTGATAAAACTGCTCTTTCAAAACCCATGCATTTTGGTGATACCAAATATGCACAGCCTCTTGGCAGCTCTTCAAACATGCTATGGATTTCATTGGATGAAGAAGTTTTCAACTCTGTGTCAGCTCTTTACTTCAAG GCTGGTTCACTACAACACATAGTGGACAAGGTTCCTGATCAGTTTCTTTTGAACACTGCTAGCTGGAGGCTTTTGATTCCTAAGTTGTACCGTAAATATCCAAACGAAGATATGCTATTGAATATTTCTGCTGTATCACCTCCCTCCGTGAGGATTAATGTGGGTGGAGTTGATGCCACAGTCGACTTAGATGTCATAGTTAACGTTTTGGATTCTGGTGACATAGTTCCAGTTGCATGCATATCACTG TCAGTTGCTGTTTCTGGAGGTGCAAGTGTTTCCGGGAATAATCTTGTTGGGAAAGTTGAATTGGATTATTTCTCATTCGACTTGAAGTGGAGCGACATTGGCAAACTCCATACTAGTATAGTGCAG AGAGTGATGCAGATCGTCCTGAAAAAATTGTTTGTACCCTATGTGAACTCGTATCTCGGACAAGGTTTCCCACTGCCTATCATCAAGGGCTTCCTCATCAAAGATGCATATATCCTCATTTCCGAGTCAAGAATTATTGTTAGCTCTGATGTTGCCTTTGTCGAACCAATGAAGACATTTAGAGTAAAGCAGTTTGTAAGATCACTCAGCGAAGGTGTGCCAGTCACCACTATGTAG
- the LOC124653656 gene encoding uncharacterized protein LOC124653656 yields the protein MAMATHTGVAASKVLILVGAGLTGSIVLRNGRLSDVLAELQELMKGVNQGEGPGALDMALIQAQIRNLAQEVRDLTLSKPITILSGKSDSGGSLSSYILPAAAVGALGYCYMWCKGWSLSDVMFVTKRNMASAVDSMSKQLEQVSSALAATKRHLTKRLENLDGKMDEQVEMSKHIRTEVIDVKTDLSQIGFDVEAIQQMVAGLEEKIELLDNKQDAANAGIWYLCRMAGGIKEGLNTKFFQEADEKLKLLDVAQTEKKSVKGLELFLESSTKEVKAIDSKPNTIAQNDAKKPMKTFDVPLKSAAVHRSNRVLFRKEGLAL from the exons ATGGCGATGGCGACGCACACGGGGGTCGCCGCCTCCAAGGTCCTCATCCTCGTCGGCGCAG GCCTGACGGGATCGATCGTGCTGCGGAATGGTCGCTTGTCCGATGTGTTGGCGGAGCTCCAG GAGCTAATGAAGGGCGTGAATCAAGGAGAAGGTCCGGGTGCCCTTGACATGGCCCTTATCCAAGCGCAG ATTCGAAATTTAGCCCAAGAAGTCAGAGATTTGACTCTATCAAAGCCCATTACCATTTTGAGTGGCAAATCTGACTCTGGAG GCAGTTTATCATCCTACATACTGCCAGCTGCTGCAGTTGGAGCATTAGGTTATTGCTATATGTGGTGTAAG GGATGGTCCCTCTCAGATGTCATGTTTGTCACTAAACGCAATATGGCCAGTGCTGTTGACAGCATGTCAAAGCAATTGGAGCAAGTTTCATCAGCACTAGCA GCAACAAAAAGACATCTAACTAAGCGCCTCGAGAATTTGGATGGCAAAATGGATGAGCAAGTGGAGATGTCCAAACATATCCGGACTGAG GTCATTGATGTTAAAACCGACCTATCTCAAATTGGCTTTGACGTTGAAGCAATTCAACAGATGGTAGCCGGATTG GAAGAGAAGATCGAGTTGCTTGACAATAAACAG GATGCGGCTAATGCTGGTATATGGTACCTTTGCCGAATGGCAGGAGGTATCAAAGAGGGATTAAACACCAAGTTTTTCCAG GAAGCTGATGAAAAACTCAAGCTCTTAGACGTGGCTCAAACTGAAAAGAAGTCGGTGAAG GGTCTTGAGCTATTTCTGGAGAGCAGCACCAAGGAAGTGAAGGCAATCGACTCCAAGCCTAACACCATTGCACAGAACGATGCCAAGAAACCCATGAAAACGTTTGACGTGCCCCTTAAGAGCGCTGCGGTGCACAGATCAAACAGGGTCTTGTTTCGGAAGGAAGGCCTCGCATTGTGA
- the LOC124653883 gene encoding probable disease resistance RPP8-like protein 2, with the protein MAEQAVATVLHRVGATVIQEAASLSEVPGKVEALKSELKRMQCFLRDTDTRMERGEMVNHLVSEVRDVAYRVEIIIDMANILARESNRKRSFMGAISKGAQYPFHWMHLYIIGKRIDKVMARVRTIFQDFTKYSIVSTSLNETRYSMDENESLRARRLTLPDFEDEVDVIGFDSQIDQIKDQLLDLENKDLTVISLVGPGGAGKSTIAKKVYNLVSKKHFNSSVWICISQQFTAYGALKDIAKGAMGTQDFEEIGEMKEIEIIKKISSFLKDKRYLVVLDDVWRKEDWDIIQATFPNVKNGSRIVITTRNSAISNHPNTRKIIHEVKLLNNEESIELFNRKAFPYYAADGRNDLDSFRELGKTLAFKCNGLPLAIVVIGGFLSKNLKITEWKRMVTSINWDAMKNEGDIRAILDLSYYDLSSNLKACFLYITSFPEDYAVPVGLLTKLWISEGFIPNVRGCSLEETAISYVEELAQRCMILIEKRSSKCIKTIKVHDVLRDWGIGRARREGFFKDCSSSNEVDTSYSDEMRAYRVVLHDSVCVRVGVVIPNLHTLLIHNAARLEWKVFPSKGLHYLRVLYFDGMRARWHLPREIGHMVHLRYLGLKGGTYVLPASVSNLANLHTFDARDATMEALPISLLSILTLKYVHIYKVESWSMQNITMQSNLKCLFIFLSSNMPKQWEAVIGRMEGNPSQCFGKHYQIIKQLEMVGACEDRFGVPNDLQLPDLFLLPRNLRRLKISCPNLLNDEDPMPTLGSWLTFLNVLEIGVKSYTGATMTCPSGGFPDLYNLVLHDLDIEEWILEDGAMPKLRILTLCKCTKLKALPQGLQQLKELKKVKVIAMPELDQVQCYLLHRAGREVIIRSSEEDFEHVQIPKDDR; encoded by the exons ATGGCCGAGCAAGCAGTTGCCACAGTGTTGCACAGGGTAGGAGCCACTGTGATTCAGGAGGCTGCTTCTCTGAGCGAGGTTCCTGGCAAGGTGGAGGCCCTCAAGTCCGAGCTCAAGCGCATGCAGTGCTTCCTCAGAGATACCGATACGAGGATGGAGAGAGGCGAAATGGTGAACCACCTGGTGTCCGAGGTCAGGGATGTAGCTTACAGGGTTGAGATCATAATTGACATGGCGAATATCTTGGCGAGGGAGAGCAACAGAAAACGGTCCTTCATGGGTGCCATATCAAAGGGTGCTCAGTACCCCTTCCACTGGATGCATCTGTACATTATAGGAAAAAGGATTGATAAAGTTATGGCAAGAGTGCGTACAATCTTCCAAGATTTCACAAAATATAGCATTGTTAGTACTAGCCTGAATGAGACGAGGTATAGTATGGATGAGAACGAAAGTTTGCGCGCTAGGAGGCTGACACTTCCTGACTTCGAGGATGAGGTCGATGTCATTGGCTTTGATAGTCAAATTGACCAAATCAAGGATCAACTGCTTGACTTGGAGAATAAGGATCTCACCGTCATCTCACTTGTTGGTCCAGGAGGAGCAGGAAAATCAACCATTGCCAAGAAGGTCTACAATCTCGTCTCAAAAAAACATTTCAACTCGTCTGTATGGATATGTATCTCACAGCAATTTACAGCCTATGGTGCACTAAAGGATATCGCTAAAGGGGCCATGGGTACTCAAGATTTCGAAGAAATAGGAGAAATGAAAGAGATAGAAATTATAAAGAAGATATCCAGTTTTCTAAAGGATAAAAGATACCTTGTAGTTTTAGATGACGTATGGAGAAAAGAAGATTGGGATATTATCCAAGCCACCTTTCCAAATGTAAAAAATGGAAGCAGAATAGTTATAACAACTCGCAATTCAGCAATTTCCAATCATCCCAATACAAGAAAAATAATCCATGAGGTAAAGCTCCTCAACAACGAGGAAAGTATCGAGTTGTTCAACAGGAAGGCATTCCCTTACTATGCTGCCGATGGAAGAAATGATCTGGATAGCTTCAGAGAACTAGGCAAGACACTTGCGTTCAAGTGTAATGGATTGCCTCTTGCAATTGTAGTGATAGGAGGCTTCCTTTCAAAGAACCTCAAAATTACCGAGTGGAAAAGAATGGTTACTAGCATAAATTGGGATGCAATGAAGAATGAAGGTGACATCAGAGCCATACTGGACCTAAGTTACTATGATCTGTCAAGTAATCTGAAGGCATGCTTTTTGTACATCACATCATTCCCGGAAGACTATGCAGTCCCGGTTGGCCTACTTACAAAGTTATGGATTTCAGAGGGTTTTATACCAAATGTTCGTGGATGCTCCCTTGAAGAAACAGCAATCAGTTATGTGGAAGAACTGGCACAGCGCTGTATGATCCTAATTGAAAAGAGGAGCTCCAAGTGCATCAAGACCATAAAAGTGCATGATGTGTTGCGTGACTGGGGAATTGGGCGAGCTCGAAGAGAAGGGTTCTTTAAAGACTGCAGTTCCAGCAATGAAGTGGATACCTCATATTCTGATGAAATGAGAGCTTACAGAGTGGTTCTCCATGACTCTGTTTGCGTAAGAGTTGGTGTTGTAATACCAAATCTGCACACCTTGCTGATCCACAATGCAGCTCGATTAGAATGGAAAGTCTTCCCTTCTAAGGGATTACATTACTTGAGGGTGCTCTACTTTGATGGCATGAGAGCAAGATGGCATCTTCCTAGAGAGATCGGCCATATGGTACATCTGAGGTATCTTGGCTTGAAAGGTGGCACATATGTACTTCCTGCTTCTGTTAGTAATCTCGCAAACCTGCATACTTTTGATGCGAGAGATGCCACAATGGAAGCACTTCCTATTTCTCTCTTGAGCATTTTGACATTGAAGTATGTCCATATCTACAAAGTTGAGTCATGGTCCATGCAGAACATCACCATGCAAAGCAACCTGAAATGTCTTTTCATATTCCTGTCGTCCAACATGCCAAAGCAATGGGAAGCAGTGATTGGTAGAATGGAAGGAAATCCGTCCCAGTGTTTTGGGAAGCACTACCAGATTATCAAACAGTTGGAAATGGTTGGGGCATGTGAGGACAGGTTTGGTGTGCCCAACGACCTACAACTTCCTGATCTGTTTCTCCTCCCGCGCAACCTGAGACGGCTAAAAATTAGCTGTCCTAATTTGCTGAATGATGAAGACCCCATGCCAACACTTGGGAGCTGGCTAACGTTCCTGAATGTGTTAGAAATAGGGGTCAAGTCCTATACTGGTGCAACCATGACCTGCCCTTCTGGTGGATTTCCAGATCTCTACAATTTGGTACTCCACGATCTAGATATCGAGGAGTGGATATTGGAGGATGGTGCAATGCCGAAGCTCAGAATACTAACTCTCTGCAAGTGCACCAAGCTGAAGGCACTTCCACAAGGATTGCAGCAACTGAAGGAACTTAAGAAGGTGAAAGTGATAGCGATGCCCGAGTTGGATCAAGTACAATGCTACCTACTCCATAGGGCAGGACGCGAGGTCATCATCAGGTCAAGTGAGGAGGATTTTGAGCATGTACAGATCCC AAAGGATGACAGGTAA